A genome region from Erigeron canadensis isolate Cc75 chromosome 3, C_canadensis_v1, whole genome shotgun sequence includes the following:
- the LOC122591750 gene encoding uncharacterized protein LOC122591750: MDNFVFSSDSSSSDVSYGFDDYDDVVECAVVMSVNLAMRAAVRDGEAELRQQFRRCVTLVRNRAEAQERLMRDYFVVEPTYNPRIFRRRFRMQKRLFLRICGDLEKEYRYFQQRYDGVGKLGFRAI, from the coding sequence atggATAATTTCGTTTTTTCGTCAGATTCGTCATCAAGTGATGTGTCTTATGGGTTCGACGATTATGATGATGTCGTCGAGTGTGCGGTTGTTATGTCCGTTAATCTAGCGATGCGAGCCGCGGTTAGAGATGGCGAAGCCGAACTGCGACAGCAATTTCGGAGGTGCGTCACGCTTGTACGTAACCGTGCAGAGGCGCAAGAACGGTTGATGCGTGACTACTTTGTTGTCGAACCAACTTACAACCCGAGAATTTTTCGGCGCCGTTTTCGTATGCAAAAGAGGTTGTTTTTGAGGATTTGTGGTGATTTGGAGAAGGAGTATAGGTATTTTCAGCAAAGATATGACGGTGTCGGGAAACTTGGTTTTAGAGCAATTTAA